A region of the Stutzerimonas stutzeri genome:
ATGCTGGGTCAGTTCCGCGATAACGCCGCGACCCGCAGCGAGTTTCTCGGCTTGGTGAAATAGAAATAGCACCGACCGCATAGGAAAACTGGGCCATTGCGGCCCAGTTTTCGTTCAATCGTACATCCCGACATGTCGCGGATGGCTGGCGATGCGCTGCAGCCATTGGCGAATCGCGGGATAGTCGTCCAGCTCAAACCCCCCTTCCTCGGCGACATGTGTATAAGCATATAGCGCGACGTCGGCGATCGAATAATGATCACCGACCAGGTAAGGCGTGCGCAGCAGCTGCTGCTCCATCACGTTCAGCGCGTGATATCCATCCAGTTGTTTGGCCTCGTACTCTTCACGGCGCTCTTCCGGCATGTCGAGGTAGACCTTGATGTAGCGGGCGACAGCCAGGAAGGGCTCGTGGCTGTACTGCTCAAAGAACTGCCACTGCAACACCTGGGTGCGCAAGCGTGGGTCAGTCGGCAAGAATTCACTGCCCTCGGCGAGGTAGTTCAAGATGGCATTGGACTCCCAAAGACAGGTGCCATCCTCCAGCTCAAGAACCGGAATCTTGCCGTTCGGATTTTTCCTGAGGAACTCCTCAGAGCGGGACTCACCACGAAGGATATTGATCGGAATCCACTCGTACGGCTGGCCCAGCAGATGCAGCATCAGTTTGACCTTGTAGCAATTACCCGATCTGTAATCACCGTAGACTTTCAACATGCTCCCCTCCGATCGACCCGGCGTGCGGGTCAGCGATAATGCTCAAGCAG
Encoded here:
- a CDS encoding glutathione S-transferase family protein encodes the protein MLKVYGDYRSGNCYKVKLMLHLLGQPYEWIPINILRGESRSEEFLRKNPNGKIPVLELEDGTCLWESNAILNYLAEGSEFLPTDPRLRTQVLQWQFFEQYSHEPFLAVARYIKVYLDMPEERREEYEAKQLDGYHALNVMEQQLLRTPYLVGDHYSIADVALYAYTHVAEEGGFELDDYPAIRQWLQRIASHPRHVGMYD